From the genome of Gloeomargarita sp. SKYB120:
ACATCGGGTATCGCACGTTACAACGCTGGCTCAAACAATGGTCTGAAACCGGTGATTGCGCCCCCAGGACAGGCTACCAGAAGGGGCATAGTCATAAATTTCGCAAGTTTGTCGATGCGAACCCCAGTCTGACCCAGAAGGAAATGGCGGCCATCTGGGGCGTGAGTAGTATGACGATTTGTAGAGCACTAAAGAAGATAGGCTATACCCGTAAAAAAAACTTTCTCCTACCAAGAACAAGATGAGCAGGAGCGACAGACGTATATGGAGAGAATGAAGGATATGAAGCAGGAAGAAGTAGTTTATATAGACCAATCCGGTATCGACCGGCGAGAGGTCTATGAGTATGGCTGGGGTGTGAAAGGGGAGAGAGTTTATGGCAAAAAGGTAGGTAGAAAACGTGAAAGAGTGAGTATGATGGGCGGTTATTACCTGGGACGATTAGTTGAGCCCTTGACATGGATAGGTAACTGTAATTTACAAGTGGTTTTAACTTGGTTACGTGAGTGGTTACTACCAGCGATT
Proteins encoded in this window:
- a CDS encoding IS630 family transposase (programmed frameshift), with the translated sequence MSKPYSTDLRQKAIEAVLGGATLVEVSQMLNIGYRTLQRWLKQWSETGDCAPRTGYQKGHSHKFRKFVDANPSLTQKEMAAIWGVSSMTICRALKKIAIPVKKTFSYQEQDEQERQTYMERMKDMKQEEVVYIDQSGIDRREVYEYGWGVKGERVYGKKVGRKRERVSMMGGYYLGRLVEPLTWIGNCNLQVVLTWLREWLLPAIGRGKKIVLDNASFHRSSVLKQVVEAAGCELIYLPRYSPDLNPIEHVWYQI